In Ischnura elegans chromosome 6, ioIscEleg1.1, whole genome shotgun sequence, one genomic interval encodes:
- the LOC124161238 gene encoding ras-related GTP-binding protein A, translating into MKKKVLLMGKSGSGKTSMRSIIFANYIARDTRRLGATIDVEHSHVRFLGNLVLNLWDCGGQEAFMENYFASQRDNIFRNVEVLIYVFDVESRELDKDMHYYQSCLEAILQNSPDAKVFCLVHKMDLVQEDQRDLIFREREEDLKRLSKPLECTCFRTSIWDETLYRAWSSIVYMLIPNVKELEQSLQEFADIIDADEVLLFERATFLVISHCQRLAHRDVHRFEKVSNIIKQFKLSCSKLAAQFQSMEVRNSNFAAFIDVFTSNTYVMVIMSDPSIPSAATLINIRNARRHFERLERASQSQSALAR; encoded by the exons ATGAAGAAAAAG GTTCTTCTTATGGGCAAGAGTGGGTCTGGCAAGACCAGTATGAGATCCATTATTTTTGCTAATTATATTGCTAGAGATACCCGTCGATTAGGAGCAACTA TTGATGTTGAACACTCGCATGTTCGGTTTCTCGGGAATCTCGTTCTCAATTTATGGGACTGTGGAGG GCAAGAAGCGTTCATGGAAAATTACTTTGCTAGTCAAAGGGATAACATCTTCAGAAATGTAGAAGTGTTAATATATGTTTTCGATGTGGAGAGCCGTGAGTTAGATAAAGACATGCATTACTATCAAAGCTGTTTGGAGGCAATTCTCCAAAACTCCCCTGATGCCAAAGTGTTCTGCCTAGTTCATAAAATGGATCTTGTACAAGAGGACCAAAGAGATTTg atatttAGAGAACGGGAAGAAGATCTCAAAAGACTATCCAAACCTCTAGAATGTACCTGTTTTAGAACATCCATTTGGGATGAGACTTTGTACAGG GCATGGTCGTCAATTGTGTATATGTTAATTCCTAATGTCAAAGAATTGGAGCAAAGCCTTCAAGAGTTCGCAGATATAATCGATGCCGATGAAGTGCTGCTTTTTGAGCGAGCTACTTTCCTTGTAATCTCTCACTGCCAGCGCCTTGCCCACAGAGATGTACATCGTTTTGAAAAAGTCAGCAACATAATCAAGCAATTTAAGCTTAGTTGCAG CAAACTGGCTGCCCAGTTCCAAAGTATGGAGGTTAGAAACTCAAATTTTGCAGCTTTTATTGATGTCTTCACATCTAACACCTATGTTATGGTCATCATGTCTGACCCATCAATAC CCTCAGCTGCCACGCTGATCAACATACGTAATGCAAGGAGGCATTTTGAGAGATTAGAAAGAGCTAGTCAATCGCAGAGTGCACTGGCGAGATAA